DNA sequence from the Chitinivibrionales bacterium genome:
CAATTATACAATCAATGATACATTTCAGGTAATAATGGTTCAAGAGTAATATTTACCGAATATCAAAAAAACCGGGTGGGTACACATTAAAAAGCAAACTGCTTGGCGCTTCCGGATTTTGGGTGGCTTCCTCTCTGAATGTAGTATATAGCACATGAACGATAAAAGCTTATATGAAAAAATTCTTGGCATTACTGCCCCATGGCACGTTACCGATGTGCGCATGGAACTGTCGTCGGGCTCTATCACTGTAGTGGTAGAGCACGCTGAAAACGCAACATTTCGCTGTCCTGAGTGCAATAGCTCCGGGCCGATTCACGATCATCGGGTTAAGCGGTGGCGCCATCTTCCCACCTGCCATCTTCGAACCGTAATTGAGGCGCGTACTCCGCGAATAACCTGCCCCAACCATGGTGTTCGGCAAGTAAGGGTTGACTGGGCTGATGGCAACAGCTCCTTTACCTCTCTTTTCGAGGCATTGGTAATTCAGTGGCTGGCTGAAGCGAGCATATCCGCTGTGCGCCGCATGATGGAGCTGAGCTGGGATCAGGTTGATACCATTCGCAGAAGAGCCGTGCAGCGGGGCTTGGCCAGGCGCAAAAAGTGTAAGCCCAAGGCTTTGGGCATTGATGAGACCTCGTTTCAGAAGCGGCATGAATATGTTACTGTTATAGTTGACCAAAAGACACACGCAGTCATGGATGTTCTCGATGACCGCAAACAGCAGACGCTGCAGAGCTACTTCGAGGCCCTTACTCGCTCTCAGCGAAAAGCCGTGAAAACGATTGCTATGGATATGTGGGACCCATACATTGCAGCGGTGAGAAATACCTTTGAAGCATGGGAGCAAAAGATATGTTTTGATCGCTTCCACGTTTCTTCCCATTATGGCAAAGCTCTTGACAAAACCCGCACACAGGAGCATCGTCATTTTATCAAACAAGATGGCGAAAGCATTCTGAAGCATACCAAGCATCATTGGCTTCGTAACAGCAGCAGAACAGATAATCGCAGTCGAAGATGGTTTCTTAAGATAACACGCAAGAACCTGAAGACCGCTCGTGCGTGGGCCATAAAAGAAACAGCTGCGCAGCTGTGGGATTACAGTACACGAGGACATGCAATGAATGCTTGGAAGCGGTTGATTAGCTGGATGCGACGGAGCCGCTTGGAGCCTATGAAGAATCTGAGCAAAACTATCGGC
Encoded proteins:
- a CDS encoding ISL3 family transposase, with amino-acid sequence MNDKSLYEKILGITAPWHVTDVRMELSSGSITVVVEHAENATFRCPECNSSGPIHDHRVKRWRHLPTCHLRTVIEARTPRITCPNHGVRQVRVDWADGNSSFTSLFEALVIQWLAEASISAVRRMMELSWDQVDTIRRRAVQRGLARRKKCKPKALGIDETSFQKRHEYVTVIVDQKTHAVMDVLDDRKQQTLQSYFEALTRSQRKAVKTIAMDMWDPYIAAVRNTFEAWEQKICFDRFHVSSHYGKALDKTRTQEHRHFIKQDGESILKHTKHHWLRNSSRTDNRSRRWFLKITRKNLKTARAWAIKETAAQLWDYSTRGHAMNAWKRLISWMRRSRLEPMKNLSKTIGNYLWGIVNAPATI